The Arcobacter arenosus genomic interval ACCATCAATATCTTCTAAATTATCCTCTTGGAAATTTACTCTTGTAATACCAAGTCTTGAATTTAAACCACAAGGATTATATAAATCAACCTCAACAGAAGAATACTCTGGATTTACCCTTAATCCCATAGAGGTTTTACCCCTTGCTTTATCTTTATATCTATTTAATTGATTGAATGAATTAAAAACAAGATGATTTGAGATTTGAATGATTTCATCAATCTCTTCATCTTTAAAAGCTGGAGAATAGGTGTGCACCTCTTTATTAAACTCTTCTTTAGCCAAAATAGCTTCATGCAGTCCTGAGGCACAACACCCCTGCAAAAACTCTTTACATAAATCAAAAGTTGACCAAAGAGCAAAACCTTTTAAAGCTAAAAGAATCTTTACCCCTGTTTCATCTTGAACTTTTTTTAAAAGCTCAAGATTCTTTTTAAGTAATTTTTCTTCACAAACAAACGCTGGACTTGGTAGTTCTTCTATACTATTTACTATATTATTCATCTTCATTATAAGGTTCAAAATCCTCTTTACCTACTCCACAATCTGGGCACTCCCAATCATCTGGAATATCTTCAAATGCAGTTCCTGGTGCAATACCACTCTCTTCATCACCAATCTCAGGGTCATAAATATAATCACAAACTGTACAAATGTATTTCATAGATTATCCTTTTTTTTATAATTTTGTATTTATTAATAGAATAAAAAGCTTTATGAGATTCTAGGCTTGAAAAGTAAAAAACTAGGAGCTTACTAATAGTAAGTGACTAGTTTTTTATCTTTTTGTAAACGAAGAAACTCAACAAGATTTTTATTCTAGTTCTAAGATTTTCCAAGGTAATCCTTGAGTCATAAGCTCATCCATAAAAGGTTTTGCATCAAACTCTTCTATGTTGAATACACCTTTCCCATCCCAAATACCTTTATAAAGCATTTTTGTACCAATCATTGCAGGAACTCCTGTAGTGTATGAAACTGCTTGCGCTCCTGTTTCTTTATAACACTCTTGGTGGTCACAAACATTGTAAATATAAACTTTTTTCTTTTTACCATCTTTTAACCCTTCGATGATACAACCAATATTTGTTTTACCTACTGTTCTAGGTCCTAAACTTGCAGGATCTGGTAATAATGTAGTTAAAAATTCAATAGGAATGATTTCAACTCCTTTGTGCATCACTGGCTCAATCCCTAACATACCTACATTTTGTAAGCAATTCATGTGTTGAATATAAGAATCACCAAAAGTCATAAAAAATCTAATTCTTTTTAAACCTTTTATATTTTTAGATAATGACTCTAACTCTTCATGGTAAAGTAAATATGATGGTTTAACACCAACTTCTGGATAATCATGGTCAACTCTAATCTCTAAAGGTTTAGTTTCAATCCACTTACCATCTTCCCAATATCTACCATTTGCAGATACTTCTCTTAAGTTAATTTCAGGATTAAAATTTGTAGCAAATGGATAACCATGATCACCTGCATTACAATCCATAATATCAATATAGTTAATCTCATCAAATAAGTTTTGTTGAGCGTATGCACAGAAAACTCCAGTTACACCTGGGTCAAAACCTGAACCTAATAATGCTTTGATTCCAGCTTCTTTAAACTGCTCATCTCTTGCCCATTGTTCTTTGTATTCAAATTTTGCTTCATCTGGATGCTCATAATTTGCAGTATCAACATAATCAACCTTACATTTTGTACACGCATCCATGATAGTTAAATCTTGATAAGGTAAAGCAACATTTAAAACAACTTTTGGATTTAACTCTTTTATTAATTCTACTAATTGCTCTACATTGTCTGCATCAACTTGTGCAGTTTGAATCTCAACACCTAGTCTTGATTTTATATCCATAGCAATTGAGTCACATCTTTTAATCGTTCTTGAAGCTAATGTGATTTTTTCAAATGTATCTATATTCATTGCACATTTAGTTGTAGCAACTCTACTAACCCCACCAGCACCTATTATTAAAATTCCTTTTTTTTCCATAAAAAACTCCGTTTAAAATATCTGATATTATATAATTAATTTCGTAAAAAGCTGTTAATGTATTCATCTAAATTACAATCAAAAAAGAATTTAAATAATTTAATTGAAAATCATTGATTCTTCTGATATAATTCGCTTCTCACTTTTTTGTGGGGGTGACATGGTATCGATTAGAGCAGTGAGGATTAGTTGCATGTCGGCCTGAGCATGCCGTTAAGCGGCTCATTTTTTTTAGACGCAAACAATACAGATTACGCTCCAGCTTACGCAAAAGCTGCGTAAGTTTAACAACTTATAGGACTCCCCCTTATCGGGTTGAGACCTCGGAGGTTCACTCAGTAGATTCTATCTATACTGATTATAGTGGATTCACCCAGATAGATTACCTTAAAGAGATTGATCGAATCTTTTTGGGACATTCTAGATCTTAGCTTTTTGCTTGCTTTGCGAGTTGTGCTGGTGAGAAGTGAAGCTTTACAACTCTTCTAAGCATGTAGACGCTGATAGTAGCTGTTTTAAGACTCCGGTTCAATCCCGGACACCTCCACCATCACACAATACAATCAAAACTAAAAAACTCTAACAAGGCACCATAAAATAGAACTTAATCTAAGTATCTTTGTCTAACTCAATCTAATCAAAATTTATTAAATATAAAACTTTTAGGGGTTTATTTAGGGGTATTATGCTATAATTTAAAAGATTATTTAATTTTATACCCCTAAAAAGGATAAGTTATGGCAAGAAAAACAATACCTTTGACAAATACTGAAATTAAAGCAGCTAAAGCAAAAGAAAAAGACTATAAACTTTTTGATGGAGAAGGACTTTTTTTACTTATTGCAAAAACTGGTGGCAAAAGATGGAGACTAAAATATAGATTTAATAACAAAGAAAAAGTTATTGCCTTAGGTACTTATCCCACTATTTCATTAAAAGAAGCAAGAACTAAAAAAGATGAATATAAAAATATGATTGCAAATAACATTGATCCATCTGAAAAAAGAAAACAATCTAAAGAAGAAAATAAAATACAAGAAATTCAAAAATTAAATACATTTTATAAAATCAGCCAAGAATGGTTAGAAAGTTATAAATATGAAGTAACAGAAAGATATCTAAATAAATTAGAAAGGTCACTTGAATTATATGTTTATTCATTTATAAAAGATAGACCTATAGAACAAATTAAAAGATTAGAAATTATTGATATATTAAAAGATTTAAAAAATAGAGAACTTCTTGAAACTGCAAAAAGAGTATATATGTTACTAAATAAAATATTTATGTATGCAGTTACAATGGAATATGCTCCACATAATATAATAGCTGACATAGACCAAAACACAATTATTGGGAGAGTTGAGAAAAAGCACTACCCTACTTTTATAAAAGAAAAAGATATTAAAGGTTTACTTCTTGCTATTGATGATTATTCAGGAGACTATACTACTAAAATGGCTTTAAAAATTCTTCCTTATATATTTGTTAGAAGTTATAATATAAGACACATGGAATGGATAGAAATAGATTTTAATAAAAAAGAATGGACTATTCCAGCTAATAAAATGAAAACAAAAACTGAATTTATACTACCTTTACCAAATCAAGTTATTACATTACTAGAAGAAATTAAACAGTTTTCAGGTGATGAGCAATATGTATTTCCTAGTTTTAGACACAATGATAGACCTATGAGCGATAATACTTTAGTATCAGCTCTTAGAAGAATGGGCTATACAAAAGACGAATTTGTACCTCATAGTTTTAGAAGTATGTTCTCAACAATTGCTTATGAAAATGCAAACCATGAAGCCGGACATAAATTTACAAGTGAAGTTATAGAAGCCCTACTCGCACACAAAGAAAAAAATAAAATCAAAGATGCATATAATAGAGCTTCATATAAAGAAGGAATGAGAGAGTTAATTCAATGGTATGCTAATTGGCTAAATAATTTAAAAAAAGATTCAAAAAAGGAGAATTAAAATACATTAGTCAAAACATTATGATCTTATTAGATTAAATGTGTTTTTTAACTTTCAAATTAATGTATTTTAAGTACAATACAACATGAAAAATGAGGCATTAAATATTTCAATAAATAAAAAAGAAGAAAAAGCTTTAGAAATGTTAAGCTATTACTACCAAAATGACCCTAGACCCTTCTGTGTCGCTTATAGTGGTGGGAAAGATAGTAGTGTTATAGTGTATCTAACTATTAAAATGCTTCAAAATTTAATTACTAAAAATATAGATCTAAAAAAGCAAGTTTTGATTATAAATTCAAACACTCTTGCTGAACTTCCTCCAGTTTTAAAACACTTAAATGAGTCTCTTAAAACTATTCAAGAATATTCAGATCAATATGATCTACCTATAAAGGTAAAAGAGGTAACTCCTGAATTAAAAAATACTTTAAATGTACAACTTTTGGGAGTAGGTATGCCTCCACCGTCTAATCAATTAAGATGGTGTACAGATAAGCTTAAAGTATTTCCTATAGATAAAGAAATCACCTCTAATTTTCCTGATGGCAAATTTATCTCTGTAATTGGTACTAGAAGAGATGAAAGTTTTTCAAGAGATGCAAGAATTGAAAGGAAGACGCTAAAAGGTACGAATCTAAAACTAAATGATAGATATAAAAATGCAAGTAATTTAATGCCTATAGAGGATTGGTCAACTAAAGATGTATGGGAATATCTATTTAAACAAACAAACGAACTTTTAAATGTAGATTTTCTTTGGAAAATATATAGTGACGCTAGTGGAAAAGATACAAAAGAATGTACTTTTGTAGGTGCAGGTGGTAAACATATAGAGGAAGGTAAAATAGGATGTGGTGTTTCTAGATTTGGCTGTTGGCAATGTTATATGGTAAGAGACAATGACAAAAGTTTAGATGGTCTTATGCAAAGTGGTTATGAAAATATAGATCTATATAAAGAGTATAGAGATTGGTTTTGGAATCTTACTCAGCAAGGATGGGAAAAAACAAGAGATCCATATAGTCATAGACACCAAGGACAAGAGCTTTATAATAAAGGTGGTGAGGATAATCCTAAATATGGAATGACAATGCCAAAAGGATTAAATTTAAAGTTAAGAAAAGCTTCATTTTCAAGACTTTTAGTACTTCAAACTAAATTAAATGAAGAAATTATTACAAAAGAAGAAATAATCGAGATACAAAAAAGATGGCTTTTTGAAGGGGATTTAGAACTTACTGCATTTAAAATTGCTTCAAAAAATAAAATAATATTAAATGCTTTTTCTTTAAATAAAGATCTACGTAATAAAATTAA includes:
- the rd gene encoding rubredoxin, coding for MKYICTVCDYIYDPEIGDEESGIAPGTAFEDIPDDWECPDCGVGKEDFEPYNEDE
- a CDS encoding saccharopine dehydrogenase family protein codes for the protein MEKKGILIIGAGGVSRVATTKCAMNIDTFEKITLASRTIKRCDSIAMDIKSRLGVEIQTAQVDADNVEQLVELIKELNPKVVLNVALPYQDLTIMDACTKCKVDYVDTANYEHPDEAKFEYKEQWARDEQFKEAGIKALLGSGFDPGVTGVFCAYAQQNLFDEINYIDIMDCNAGDHGYPFATNFNPEINLREVSANGRYWEDGKWIETKPLEIRVDHDYPEVGVKPSYLLYHEELESLSKNIKGLKRIRFFMTFGDSYIQHMNCLQNVGMLGIEPVMHKGVEIIPIEFLTTLLPDPASLGPRTVGKTNIGCIIEGLKDGKKKKVYIYNVCDHQECYKETGAQAVSYTTGVPAMIGTKMLYKGIWDGKGVFNIEEFDAKPFMDELMTQGLPWKILELE
- a CDS encoding tyrosine-type recombinase/integrase, with product MARKTIPLTNTEIKAAKAKEKDYKLFDGEGLFLLIAKTGGKRWRLKYRFNNKEKVIALGTYPTISLKEARTKKDEYKNMIANNIDPSEKRKQSKEENKIQEIQKLNTFYKISQEWLESYKYEVTERYLNKLERSLELYVYSFIKDRPIEQIKRLEIIDILKDLKNRELLETAKRVYMLLNKIFMYAVTMEYAPHNIIADIDQNTIIGRVEKKHYPTFIKEKDIKGLLLAIDDYSGDYTTKMALKILPYIFVRSYNIRHMEWIEIDFNKKEWTIPANKMKTKTEFILPLPNQVITLLEEIKQFSGDEQYVFPSFRHNDRPMSDNTLVSALRRMGYTKDEFVPHSFRSMFSTIAYENANHEAGHKFTSEVIEALLAHKEKNKIKDAYNRASYKEGMRELIQWYANWLNNLKKDSKKEN
- a CDS encoding phosphoadenosine phosphosulfate reductase family protein, coding for MKNEALNISINKKEEKALEMLSYYYQNDPRPFCVAYSGGKDSSVIVYLTIKMLQNLITKNIDLKKQVLIINSNTLAELPPVLKHLNESLKTIQEYSDQYDLPIKVKEVTPELKNTLNVQLLGVGMPPPSNQLRWCTDKLKVFPIDKEITSNFPDGKFISVIGTRRDESFSRDARIERKTLKGTNLKLNDRYKNASNLMPIEDWSTKDVWEYLFKQTNELLNVDFLWKIYSDASGKDTKECTFVGAGGKHIEEGKIGCGVSRFGCWQCYMVRDNDKSLDGLMQSGYENIDLYKEYRDWFWNLTQQGWEKTRDPYSHRHQGQELYNKGGEDNPKYGMTMPKGLNLKLRKASFSRLLVLQTKLNEEIITKEEIIEIQKRWLFEGDLELTAFKIASKNKIILNAFSLNKDLRNKINLAKEFYKEKLNKKDIKKHFDINTLKRFSIQYMLDQEKVKRKFFPSKKEIIHIKKEWKREKKLTKNQYFKNLFMLIAE